Genomic window (Propionibacteriaceae bacterium ZF39):
ACCCGGGAGGCTTGGCTGCGTGGAGAAATTCCATCATGCGCGGATGGATGACGTCGTGGGCGAACCGTTCGTCGGTGGAGCGAACCTTGAACTGGTCGTTGAACTGCGAGCTCTCGAAGCGAATCGGGCTCCGCATGAGCCTCCACTGGTTCAGTGACAGATTCCCGAAACCCCGCGGCGCAAGGAACTCGATGATGTCCTCGTCGTGGTGGCGGACCTCGGTGCGGGTTCGGCCTTCGGAGTCCGTGCTCGTATGCCGGGTCTTCCAGTGGTGCGTCAGGGCGATGAACGGCAGTCGCCCGGAATCGCAGAACGTCACGCGCTTCGCCTCATGGTCATAGCCCGAGGTGTCGTAGGTGACCCGGTCGAGCATCGAGTCGTCCTGCACCCGGAAGCGCCAATCCGGGTGGCCGTGAATGCTCAGTTCGGGCGGGACCGGGGGAGCGAGGAATCTGCGAGGCGGTCCTGGGCGGAGACGATCGCCCTGGCGACGCCGGTCCCCGCCCGCAGGAAGGGCTCCATCTCCTCGGCCTTGTGGGGGATCGGGCCCACGGTCAGTTGCGCCCCGTCGATCGTGATGGCGACCCGGCCGAGGGTCCCGAAGGGTGCCAGCGCGGGGATGATGGCCGGGACCAGGACGTTGTCGAAGTCGGGGTCGGCCGTGATGCCGGAAGCGCCCGGCACGTCGATCTCATAGCCGGCGACCTCGGGTCGCGGGGCGCCGATGTGCACCTGGGGGTACGCCCGCGGCAGCGGCCACGTCGCCATCCAGCCGCCGAAGCCGTCGCACTGATAGTTGAGGACGCGGAACGGCAGGCCGTCGATGGTCCCGCTCACCAGGTCCTTGACCTCGCGATGATCTCCCTGCCCGAAGGGCGGGGCGTTGAGCCCGTAGGCGGTCTCGATGCCCGGATGGTCATCGAACGTCCAGCCCTTGGCCTCGAATTCCTTGATCCAGCGCTGCCGGAAATAGACCCACACGCCCACGCCGATCAGGCTCAGCACGACCACAGCGATAATCACGCCGATGACGATTTCCACACCGCTGATGGTGGCAGGCGTCAGGCTCGTTGGGGCTGGCCGTCGCTGGCCCGCTGTCGGAGCCATCTGGGAAGGTGGAGCAATGGCGGAACGTCCTGTGGTGCCTTCGGGGATGGTCGACCAATTGGCGCGGATCCTGGAGCGGTTCCCGGAGTGCGCGTCCGAGCCGGCCTGGGTCGGTGTGCGCTGGCGCGTCGCCGGGGCGACGATCGCTCACGTGTTCGGTGGGGAGGACCAGCAGTTCCGCCTCACCTTCCGGGCCGATCCAGATGAGGTCATGGCCTTCGAACACCTGGGCCATCCCTATTTCCGCGCCGGTTGGGGTGAAAACGTCGTGGGCCTCATCCTCGACGAAACCGTCGACTGGACCGAGATCGCCGAACTGCTCACCGACTCCTACTGCCTGCAGGCGCCCGCCCATCTGGTTGCCGAGGTCGACCGACCTGAGCCGACGGAAGAGCCCCGACAAAACACGGCGGGAGGATGTGGAGGGATCGACTACACTTCACACTCGTTGCACGGCGACGATGGGGCCATCACCCCGGAGCTGCCGGAAGAACGGCTGGGGCGTACGCCCTGCTCACTAGAACCGGCTGCAACAGAGAACGAAGTGGGCCAGCGATCCCGGGAATGTCGGGCGGTGGCCAATGAGGGTGGTACCGCGGGCGTCGTCGCTCGTCCCTCGTCAGCCCAGTCAGATGAGCCGGACGAGGACACGCATGACCACCACCGCACCCCGACCCGACGCGGCCGCCACCAGCGGCTATCGCAGCGTTCCGCCGCAGGTGAACCTGTCGGAGATGGAGCACGACATCCTCGCGCTCTGGGACGAGCAGAAGACGTTCGACAAGTCCCTCGAGCAGACCCGCGACGGTGAGAACTGGACCTTCTATGAGGGCCCGCCGACCGCGAACGGCATGCCGGGTACGCACCACATCGAGGCGCGGGTGTTCAAGGACGTGTTCCCGCGCTTCCAGACGATGAAGGGCCGCCACGTCACGCGCAAGGCCGGCTGGGACTGCCACGGCCTGCCCGTCGAGCTCGCCGTCGAGAAGGAACTCGGCATCAACGGCAAGCCCGAGATCGAGGCTTACGGCGTCGAGGCGTTCAACGCCAAGTGCCGCGAGTCGGTCATGCGCCACGTCGACGCCTTCGCCAACCTGACCACCCGCATGGGCTACTGGGTGAACCTGGATGAGGCCTACTGGACCATGGACCCGACCTATGTCGAGTCGGAATGGTGGGCGCTGAAGCAGATCTTCGAGTCCGGCTGGCTCACCGAGGACCAGCGCGTCGCGCCCTATTGTCCGCGCTGCGGCACCACGCTGTCGGACCACGAGCTCGCGCAGGGCTATGAGGACGTCACGGACACCACGGCCTATGTGCGGTTCCCCCTGACCTCCGGCCCGTACGCCGGCCAGGCCGACCTTGTCATCTGGACCACCACGCCGTGGACGCTGCTGTCGAACGCGCTCGTCGCGGTCGGCCCGGAGATGACCTATGTGACCGCGACCGACGGCGAATCGACTGTCAT
Coding sequences:
- a CDS encoding DUF3137 domain-containing protein; this translates as MLDRVTYDTSGYDHEAKRVTFCDSGRLPFIALTHHWKTRHTSTDSEGRTRTEVRHHDEDIIEFLAPRGFGNLSLNQWRLMRSPIRFESSQFNDQFKVRSTDERFAHDVIHPRMMEFLHAAKPPGFAIQDGRIRPDLHYSVENLSAMIDFLEGFFGRVPSFVWKNLGYAEPPFPQP
- a CDS encoding MmcQ/YjbR family DNA-binding protein, with the translated sequence MAERPVVPSGMVDQLARILERFPECASEPAWVGVRWRVAGATIAHVFGGEDQQFRLTFRADPDEVMAFEHLGHPYFRAGWGENVVGLILDETVDWTEIAELLTDSYCLQAPAHLVAEVDRPEPTEEPRQNTAGGCGGIDYTSHSLHGDDGAITPELPEERLGRTPCSLEPAATENEVGQRSRECRAVANEGGTAGVVARPSSAQSDEPDEDTHDHHRTPTRRGRHQRLSQRSAAGEPVGDGARHPRALGRAEDVRQVPRADPRR